One part of the Enterococcus sp. DIV1094 genome encodes these proteins:
- the rsmA gene encoding 16S rRNA (adenine(1518)-N(6)/adenine(1519)-N(6))-dimethyltransferase RsmA — MSEYRDIATPTRTKEILLKHGFSFKKSLGQNFLTEPNILRKIIETGQIDQQTNVIEVGPGIGALTEQIARHAKQVVAFEIDDRLIPVLADTLAPYKNVTVIHQDILKTDLAEAISTQFKEKLPLKVVANLPYYITTPIMMHFLESGVVVDEMIVMMQKEVADRISAKPGTKAYGSLSIAVQYYMEASLAFIVPKTVFVPQPNVDSAILKLTRRATPAVSVTDEQAFFRLTKAAFQQRRKTLWNNLQHAYGKDEETKNWLTESLSKAEIDPKRRGETLSLEEFAALSNAMEQLKK; from the coding sequence ATGAGTGAATATCGGGACATTGCAACACCCACTAGAACGAAAGAGATTTTATTGAAACACGGTTTTTCTTTTAAGAAAAGCTTAGGGCAAAACTTTTTGACAGAGCCGAACATCCTTAGAAAAATCATTGAGACTGGTCAAATCGATCAGCAAACTAATGTGATCGAAGTAGGACCAGGGATCGGTGCATTGACAGAGCAGATTGCACGTCACGCCAAGCAAGTGGTCGCCTTTGAAATCGATGACCGATTGATCCCTGTTTTGGCGGATACACTTGCGCCTTATAAAAATGTGACAGTCATCCATCAAGATATCTTAAAAACCGATTTAGCAGAGGCAATAAGTACACAATTCAAAGAAAAACTACCTTTGAAGGTAGTTGCGAATCTACCTTATTACATTACGACACCAATCATGATGCATTTTCTTGAGTCAGGAGTCGTTGTCGATGAAATGATCGTGATGATGCAAAAAGAAGTGGCCGATCGTATTTCAGCTAAACCTGGAACAAAAGCATATGGCTCGTTGTCGATTGCTGTCCAGTATTACATGGAAGCCAGCTTAGCGTTTATTGTTCCAAAAACTGTTTTTGTTCCACAACCTAACGTGGATTCAGCGATTTTGAAATTGACGAGACGAGCAACACCAGCAGTTTCTGTGACAGATGAGCAAGCCTTTTTCCGTTTGACCAAAGCTGCGTTTCAACAGCGCAGAAAAACCTTATGGAATAACTTGCAGCATGCTTATGGGAAAGATGAAGAAACAAAAAATTGGTTGACCGAAAGTCTTTCTAAGGCAGAGATCGATCCGAAAAGACGAGGCGAAACACTTTCTTTAGAAGAATTTGCTGCACTAAGCAATGCAATGGAGCAGCTAAAGAAATAA
- a CDS encoding ABC transporter ATP-binding protein: MVEMALKNVYKKYDNAENYSVTDFNLAIKDREFIVFVGPSGCGKSTTLRMIAGLEDISEGELNIGGKVMNDVAPKDRDIAMVFQNYALYPHMTVFDNMAFGLKLRKYDKADIKQRVENAAEILGLTEYLKRKPAALSGGQRQRVALGRAIVRDAKVFLMDEPLSNLDAKLRVAMRAEIAKLHQRLETTTIYVTHDQTEAMTMADRIVIMKDGFIQQIGSPKEVYDTPVNMFVAGFIGSPAMNFFSVTLNQGVISDGHGLKLRIPEGKNKVLVEKGYEGKELVFGIRPEDIHSEQVVLDASPETVVNSEVVVSELLGAETMLYTRTGTTEFISKVDARDFHKPGEMIDLAFNINKGHFFDKDTEDVITIP; this comes from the coding sequence ATGGTAGAAATGGCTCTGAAAAATGTATACAAGAAATATGATAACGCAGAAAATTATTCTGTTACTGACTTTAACTTGGCAATCAAAGATCGTGAATTTATCGTATTCGTTGGTCCTTCCGGTTGTGGGAAATCAACGACACTTCGTATGATCGCTGGTCTTGAAGATATTTCTGAAGGTGAATTGAACATCGGCGGCAAAGTAATGAATGATGTTGCTCCTAAAGATCGTGATATTGCGATGGTATTCCAGAACTATGCCTTATACCCTCACATGACGGTGTTCGACAACATGGCGTTTGGTTTGAAATTACGTAAATATGACAAAGCAGACATCAAACAACGTGTGGAAAATGCTGCGGAGATCCTTGGTTTGACTGAATACTTAAAACGGAAACCAGCTGCTCTTTCAGGTGGACAACGTCAGCGTGTGGCTTTAGGTCGTGCCATCGTACGTGATGCAAAAGTCTTCTTGATGGATGAGCCATTGTCAAACTTGGACGCGAAACTACGTGTTGCTATGCGTGCCGAAATCGCAAAATTACACCAACGTCTAGAAACGACAACGATCTATGTTACCCATGACCAAACAGAAGCGATGACGATGGCAGATCGTATCGTTATCATGAAAGATGGATTTATCCAACAAATCGGTTCACCGAAAGAAGTTTATGATACACCAGTCAATATGTTTGTCGCTGGTTTCATCGGCTCACCTGCCATGAACTTTTTCAGTGTCACACTAAACCAAGGCGTGATCTCAGATGGCCATGGGTTAAAACTAAGAATCCCTGAAGGTAAAAACAAAGTCTTGGTTGAAAAAGGCTACGAAGGAAAAGAACTTGTCTTTGGTATCCGTCCAGAAGATATCCATAGTGAGCAAGTCGTTTTGGATGCCTCACCAGAAACCGTCGTCAATTCAGAAGTTGTCGTATCCGAATTACTTGGTGCAGAAACAATGCTTTATACTCGCACTGGAACAACAGAGTTCATTTCAAAAGTTGACGCTCGCGACTTCCATAAACCAGGAGAAATGATCGATCTTGCCTTCAACATCAATAAAGGGCATTTCTTTGATAAAGATACAGAAGACGTCATTACGATCCCATAA